The following coding sequences are from one Rutidosis leptorrhynchoides isolate AG116_Rl617_1_P2 chromosome 11, CSIRO_AGI_Rlap_v1, whole genome shotgun sequence window:
- the LOC139876185 gene encoding uncharacterized protein, whose protein sequence is MYFDDNGRAHYHRRNAGIYTTRAGVHLDNRYVVPYNRLLCMTFQAHINVECCGTTSLIKYLFKYISKGTDRVAVRIAKPIGSDSRQSQQQTQPVDEIKNFIDARFICPHEAYWRIFNFPIHHREPAVQILAVQDENMQLVKFPGKQPLRAIVENSEAKKTTLTEWLNYNASSVNGSHLTYLDFPSEFVWYQSKKRWQRRANLKKPSIGKISYIHPAYGEAFFLRMLLCHRKGCKSFEDIRTVNQVLHNTYQSTCEAAGLLGDDREWSAVLEEASVSATPSQLRSLFAHILSYCTVTNPLALWENHWKLMGDDIPLRAAANLNMSHLHINADDLHNFVLYEVEILLNQCSKSISDFALPSLPADLLADLENCLIMEERNYYRAVLNAERLELERQMNSKQKQIYDLITSALLNE, encoded by the coding sequence ATGTACTTTGATGACAACGGTCGTGCTCACTACCACAGGCGTAATGCCGGTATATATACAACGCGTGCCGGTGTCCACCTCGATAACAGATACGTTGTTCCTTACAATAGACTACTATGTATGACTTTTCAGGCTCACATAAACGTTGAATGTTGTGGTACGACGAGTCTCATTAAATACCTGTTCAAGTATATTTCAAAAGGTACCGATCGTGTGGCTGTTCGTATAGCAAAACCCATAGGCAGTGACAGTCGCCAATCACAGCAGCAGACGCAACCGGTTGATGAAATTAAAAACTTTATAGATGCTCGGTTCATCTGTCCTCACGAAGCCTATTGGCGGATTTTTAACTTCCCGATTCATCATCGAGAACCTGCTGTCCAGATTCTGGCTGTTCAAGATGAAAATATGCAGCTGGTAAAGTTTCCGGGCAAGCAACCCCTACGTGCTATTGTTGAAAACAGCGAAGCCAAAAAAACCACTCTCACTGAGTGGCTTAATTATAATGCATCTTCAGTTAACGGCAGCCACCTTACATATTTGGATTTCCCGTCTGAATTTGTTTGGTACCAGTCAAAAAAACGTTGGCAGCGCAGGGCAAACCTAAAGAAACCATCAATTGGCAAGATATCTTATATACATCCCGCCTATGGAGAAGCATTTTTTCTAAGGATGCTTTTGTGCCATCGAAAGGGGTGCAAGAGCTTTGAAGATATTAGAACAGTCAACCAGGTCCTTCATAATACATACCAGTCTACGTGTGAAGCGGCTGGGTTACTCGGTGATGATAGAGAGTGGTCAGCGGTACTAGAAGAAGCATCCGTATCTGCCACGCCGTCTCAGTTACGTTCTCTTTTCGCGCACATTTTGTCTTATTGCACTGTTACGAACCCACTTGCTCTTTGGGAAAATCACTGGAAACTAATGGGTGATGATATACCGCTTCGTGCAGCTGCCAATTTAAATATGTCCCACTTGCATATAAACGCCGATGACCTACATAACTTTGTCCTGTATGAGGTAGAGATCCTTTTGAACCAGTGTTCGAAATCGATTTCCGATTTCGCATTACCGTCACTGCCAGCTGACCTGCTCGCAGATTTGGAAAACTGTCTTATCATGGAGGAGAGAAACTATTATCGTGCAGTTTTAAACGCCGAACGCCTAGAACTCGAACGTCAAATGAATTCGAAACAAAAGCAAATTTACGATCTTATAACAAGCGCTTTGTTGAATGAATAA
- the LOC139876186 gene encoding uncharacterized protein, with product MATLLQNTDLIVWDEAPMNDKRCLEALDRSLRDILGNTEEFFGGKSVILGGDFKQMLPIQTKGRKSAIVGACITTSHLWQRFKVFILAENMRLLRPGLTPSIRVKNAEFLKWLLRVGNGEIGVLDTEDPLNSRWVQIPDQFCIPDDENGLANLISFIYPRESLQNPSAVDLQQKPIVCPKNDAADTINSLIVDMVDGPVTTYCSYDTATPHGNDGVRRSYSTLQNI from the coding sequence ATGGCGACATTACTGCAGAACACGGACCTTATTGTATGGGATGAGGCGCCAATGAATGATAAGCGCTGTTTGGAAGCTCTTGATAGGAGCCTTCGAGATATTTTAGGAAACACTGAAGAATTTTTTGGGGGTAAGTCTGTGATACTTGGTGGTGACTTTAAACAAATGTTACCTATTCAGACAAAAGGAAGGAAATCAGCTATCGTTGGTGCTTGTATTACGACTTCACATTTGTGGCAGCGATTCAAGGTTTTCATACTTGCAGAAAACATGCGACTACTTAGGCCAGGGCTGACACCATCAATAAGGGTGAAGAACGCAGAATTTTTGAAGTGGTTGTTGAGGGTAGGAAATGGTGAAATTGGTGTGCTTGACACAGAAGACCCGTTGAATAGTCGTTGGGTACAAATCCCCGACCAATTCTGTATTCCTGATGATGAAAATGGATTGGCAAATCTGATTTCTTTTATATATCCTCGTGAATCGCTGCAAAATCCATCCGCAGTCGACCTGCAGCAAAAACCAATTGTCTGTCCCAAGAACGACGCTGCCGATACGATAAACAGCTTAATCGTCGATATGGTTGATGGTCCAGTTACAACTTACTGCAGCTACGACACTGCAACTCCACATGGAAATGACGGTGTGAGGCGGAGTTACTCTACCCTGCAGAATATCTAA
- the LOC139876187 gene encoding uncharacterized protein yields the protein MLAKSVEAEIITGTRVGEKVFFPRMSLIHKEPTLPFILKRQQFPLKISYAMTINKSQGQSLNQIGVYLPKPLFGHGQLYVTLSRATSPGGLKLLIKKHEDHGPNVTKNILSTQIFCPQLPTSRQHHLPVPPAKEDHSHS from the coding sequence ATGTTAGCCAAGTCAGTGGAAGCTGAAATTATTACGGGCACCCGCGTCGGTGAGAAGGTCTTTTTCCCAAGAATGAGCCTTATCCACAAGGAACCAACGTTGCCGTTCATTCTGAAGAGACAACAATTCCCGTTAAAAATCTCATACGCGATGACTATAAACAAAAGCCAGGGTCAATCGCTTAACCAAATTGGAGTTTATCTACCGAAACCGCTATTCGGTCACGGGCAGCTCTATGTTACGCTGTCGAGAGCTACATCACCAGGCGGTTTGAAACTGCTAATTAAAAAACACGAAGACCACGGGCCTAACGTAACCAAAAATATTTTGTCTACACAGATTTTTTGTCCGCAATTACCTACTTCGAGGCAGCACCACCTGCCTGTTCCACCTGCTAAAGAAGACCACAGCCACAGCTGA
- the LOC139876462 gene encoding uncharacterized protein isoform X2, protein MVQITVLGQLIPGDRDRTIAARIYRKWVNYSYHNQAPTGYCCMLIEEMNYPMLVNMQYSDKEYFDELMHLNKVYVITNFLTHATTRWEKILPGPTTLSFDRNTNFEDLPFADYPDHYFQFVAYNQLRTRVPSTTVLADYIGCIDRLEDPVVIGDINRKQLI, encoded by the exons ATGGTACAAATAACGGTACTTGGGCAACTAATACCGGGTGATAGAGACAGAACAATTGCAGCGAGAATCTATCGTAAATGGGTGAATTACAGTTATCACAACCAGGCTCCAACTGGTTACTGTTGCATGCTTATCGAAGAAATG AACTACCCTATGCTTGTGAATATGCAATACAGCGATAAGGAATATTTTGACGAACTTATGCACTTGAACAAGGTGTATGTGATAACAAACTTCTTGACTCATGCTACAACTCGGTGGGAGAAAATATTACCAGGCCCAACGACATTGTCGTTTGATCGCAACACAAATTTTGAAGACCTTCCATTTGCAGACTATCCTGATCATTACTTCCAGTTTGTAGCTTATAATCAACTGCGTACACGTGTCCCGAGCACCACTGTTCTCGCTG ACTACATTGGCTGCATTGATCGCCTTGAAGACCCAGTGGTCATCGGAGACATTAACCGCAAACAGCTTATATGA
- the LOC139876462 gene encoding uncharacterized protein isoform X1, whose protein sequence is MEDIEAPNNYTCRVHGTKPTYKPTYCFKTIVNDTSTTAFFTFFSDAGDVIVGSTCSDLITNRGYDQPHELPPIIRAIEGQRHTFQFHYNPQSRKLHPEFIVTRLLDEIPNEVPTADAFDTSTEVQNLPTAEIATVSTTSTTPPTVRLQKQEQTKKGEPEEGSSKKTSKRTLFPEDSKKGNTGAKRKCGRLQA, encoded by the exons ATGGAGGACATTGAAGCTCCCAATAATTACACATGCCGGGTGCACGGTACCAAACCAACCTACAAACCCAC CTACTGTTTCAAAACTATCGTCAATGACACATCAACTACTGCGTTCTTTACCTTTTTCTCGGACGCGGGTGATGTAATTGTTGGAAGCACTTGCAGTGACCTCATAACAAACAGAGGTTATGATCAGCCTCATGAACTACCGCCAATCATAAGGGCCATAGAAGGGCAGAGGCACACATTCCAGTTCCACTACAACCCTCAATCAAGGAAACTGCACCCAGAATTCATTGTCACAAGACTTCTTGACGAAATCCCAAACGAAGTACCAACCGCTGATGCGTTTGACACCTCCACAGAAGTCCAGAACTTACCAACAG CTGAAATTGCCACAGTCAGCACAACGAGCACGACTCCACCAACTGTCCGGTTACAGAAGCAGGAGCAAACAAAGAAAGGAGAACCAGAAGAAGGGAGTTCAAAGAAGACATCTAAGCGAACTTTATTCCCCGAAGACTCCAAGAAAGGTAACACTGGAGCAAAGAGAAAGTGTGGGAGACTTCAGGCCTGA